A stretch of the Chthoniobacterales bacterium genome encodes the following:
- a CDS encoding chitosanase, translating to MNATRIALILVAAGLFAPRSAQAAEDTRLTIEQLTSIFENSTPELQFTYCQNIHDRRGLTFGFAGFTSGTYDGTLFLREYRRLHPGNTLARFLPAFEKIDAGPHDDEGRNPITAGLADFPAAFRACGDDPLFRQAQQNLVDRLYWDPAARLARRTGARLPISRGEFYDTCINQGEDGLRDLISATNHAMGGPPRDPAIPERAWLAKFLELRLALLRADATWKHAADRVRVYQRLLSEGNVRLARPIRLECYGDRFVLR from the coding sequence ATGAACGCCACCCGCATCGCCCTCATCCTTGTCGCGGCGGGCCTTTTCGCGCCCCGCTCCGCACAGGCCGCCGAAGACACCCGGCTCACGATCGAGCAGCTCACCTCCATCTTCGAGAACAGCACCCCCGAGCTGCAATTCACCTACTGCCAGAACATTCACGACCGCCGCGGCCTCACCTTCGGCTTCGCCGGATTCACCAGCGGCACCTACGACGGCACCCTCTTTCTTCGCGAATACCGCCGACTCCACCCCGGCAACACCCTCGCCCGGTTCCTCCCCGCTTTCGAGAAAATCGACGCCGGTCCGCACGACGACGAGGGCCGCAACCCCATCACCGCCGGCCTCGCCGATTTCCCCGCCGCCTTTCGCGCCTGCGGTGACGATCCCCTTTTCCGCCAGGCCCAGCAGAACCTCGTCGACCGCCTCTACTGGGACCCCGCTGCCCGCCTCGCCCGCCGCACCGGAGCCCGTCTGCCCATCAGCCGGGGCGAATTCTACGACACCTGCATCAACCAGGGCGAAGACGGCCTCCGCGACCTCATCAGCGCCACGAACCACGCCATGGGCGGCCCGCCCCGCGACCCCGCCATCCCCGAGCGCGCCTGGCTCGCAAAATTTCTCGAACTCCGCCTCGCCCTGCTCCGCGCGGACGCGACCTGGAAGCACGCCGCCGACCGCGTCCGCGTCTACCAACGCCTCCTGTCCGAGGGGAACGTCCGCCTTGCGCGCCCCATCCGCCTCGAATGCTACGGCGACCGCTTCGTTTTGCGATAG
- a CDS encoding glycoside-pentoside-hexuronide (GPH):cation symporter: MDTTAEALPRFRLFFPGDPATSPSVTTPTEKLRPLTRLAYGSGEFGPAMAGSALLFFQMIFLTNVAGLRADLAGSVLLIGKLWVAINDPLIGWLSDRTRTRWGRRLPWMVVSALPLSVFFWMLWLVPGFIDANNQWALFAYFTVVSVLFDTFFTGFILPHNTLTSEFTQDYDERSRISGFRMAFAIGGTVGGLLIGMAIFGLLAKASAAAQFQAIALTIASISTAVSILCIAGIWRTAVQIPVLEPATPAAPLSPAARIATGLRIIFSNRPYVIVVAIYLFSWLAMQLTASFLSYYVVNYMRLPFAKFALLVLVVQCTALVLLLPAGWLSVRWGKKPVYFIGMIVWLFPQLALIFVPADQFHLVLALAALAGFGTCVCYLIPNAMLPDTIEYDELQTGERRGGIFYGFFVFVQKAGLAVTTYIVGWALQLSGFVSSKGVDVVQPDSALLTIRVCVGILPAIAILVGLWFAWLYPITKAKHAEILRQLAARGAGTSA; the protein is encoded by the coding sequence GTGGATACCACCGCTGAGGCTCTGCCGCGTTTCCGCCTGTTCTTCCCGGGCGATCCCGCTACTTCTCCGTCCGTGACCACTCCCACGGAGAAACTCCGCCCGCTCACCCGTCTGGCCTACGGCTCCGGCGAATTCGGCCCCGCCATGGCCGGCAGCGCATTGCTGTTCTTCCAGATGATCTTCCTCACCAACGTCGCAGGCCTGCGCGCGGACCTCGCTGGCAGCGTGCTGCTCATCGGCAAGCTCTGGGTCGCCATCAACGACCCCCTCATCGGCTGGCTGAGCGATCGCACGCGCACGCGCTGGGGCCGCCGCCTGCCGTGGATGGTCGTCTCCGCCCTGCCGCTCTCGGTCTTTTTCTGGATGCTCTGGCTCGTCCCCGGCTTCATCGATGCGAACAACCAGTGGGCGCTCTTCGCCTACTTCACCGTCGTCTCCGTCCTCTTCGACACGTTCTTCACCGGCTTCATCCTGCCCCACAACACGCTCACCTCCGAGTTCACGCAGGACTACGACGAACGCTCGCGCATCTCCGGCTTCCGCATGGCGTTCGCGATCGGTGGCACCGTCGGCGGCCTCCTCATCGGCATGGCCATCTTCGGCCTGCTCGCGAAGGCCTCCGCCGCCGCGCAATTCCAGGCCATCGCCCTCACGATCGCGTCGATCTCCACCGCCGTGAGTATCCTCTGCATCGCGGGAATCTGGCGCACCGCCGTGCAGATCCCCGTGCTCGAGCCGGCCACGCCCGCCGCCCCCCTTTCGCCTGCCGCCCGCATCGCCACCGGCCTGCGCATCATCTTCTCGAATCGCCCCTACGTGATCGTCGTCGCGATCTACCTCTTCTCCTGGCTCGCGATGCAGCTCACGGCCTCGTTCCTGTCCTACTACGTCGTGAACTACATGCGACTGCCCTTCGCGAAGTTCGCGCTGCTCGTGCTCGTCGTGCAATGCACCGCGCTCGTCCTGCTCCTGCCTGCGGGCTGGCTGAGCGTCCGCTGGGGCAAGAAGCCAGTCTACTTCATCGGCATGATCGTCTGGCTCTTCCCGCAGCTCGCGCTGATCTTCGTGCCGGCGGATCAATTCCATCTCGTCCTCGCGCTCGCCGCGCTCGCGGGCTTCGGCACCTGCGTCTGCTACCTCATCCCGAATGCCATGCTGCCCGACACGATCGAGTATGACGAACTCCAGACCGGCGAACGTCGCGGCGGCATCTTCTACGGCTTCTTCGTCTTCGTCCAAAAGGCTGGCCTCGCCGTCACCACCTACATCGTCGGCTGGGCGCTCCAGCTCTCCGGCTTTGTCTCATCGAAAGGCGTCGACGTCGTCCAGCCGGACAGCGCGCTCCTGACCATCCGCGTCTGCGTGGGCATCCTGCCGGCCATCGCCATCCTCGTCGGCCTCTGGTTCGCATGGCTCTACCCGATCACGAAGGCGAAGCACGCCGAGATCCTCCGCCAGCTCGCCGCGCGCGGCGCCGGGACGTCGGCCTGA
- a CDS encoding alpha/beta fold hydrolase, whose amino-acid sequence MRALMTILALLAAGYIAICAYLYFAQESLLFFPQRASQTELDAFARGNGFEPWTNAAGQRIGWRATTGDPTRALLVFHGNGGFALGRNYEALRQHDADSPTLYLLEYPGYGARPGTPSSASMTAAALDAFDTLAADPARRIEIMGQSLGTGVACAVAAARPDRVAGIVLVTPYDSLASGAAAHYPWLPVRWLMRHRFDSDRNLARYHGPVAFLIAGRDGTIPPRLAERLYAGYGGPKKQWIAPQAGHNDLDQLLAHWPEVAAWLISTRKFPEFR is encoded by the coding sequence GTGCGCGCCCTCATGACGATCCTCGCCCTGCTCGCCGCCGGCTACATCGCCATCTGTGCGTATCTGTATTTCGCACAGGAAAGCCTCCTCTTCTTCCCTCAACGCGCCTCCCAAACCGAGCTCGACGCCTTCGCCCGCGGGAACGGCTTCGAGCCCTGGACGAATGCCGCCGGCCAGCGCATCGGATGGCGCGCCACCACCGGCGACCCCACCCGCGCGCTCCTCGTCTTTCACGGCAACGGCGGCTTCGCCCTCGGCCGCAATTACGAAGCCCTGCGCCAGCACGACGCCGACAGCCCCACGCTCTACCTGCTCGAATACCCCGGCTACGGCGCCCGCCCCGGCACGCCCTCATCGGCGAGCATGACCGCCGCCGCCCTCGACGCCTTCGACACGCTCGCGGCCGATCCCGCAAGGCGCATCGAGATCATGGGCCAGTCGCTCGGCACCGGCGTCGCCTGCGCCGTGGCGGCCGCGCGTCCCGACCGGGTCGCCGGCATTGTGCTCGTCACGCCCTACGATTCGCTGGCGAGCGGCGCCGCCGCGCATTACCCGTGGCTGCCCGTCCGCTGGCTCATGCGTCACCGATTCGACTCCGACCGAAACCTCGCCCGCTACCATGGCCCGGTGGCATTCCTCATCGCCGGCCGCGACGGCACCATTCCGCCGCGCCTCGCCGAGCGCCTCTACGCCGGCTACGGCGGCCCGAAAAAGCAATGGATCGCCCCGCAGGCCGGCCACAACGACCTCGACCAACTCCTCGCCCATTGGCCCGAGGTCGCGGCGTGGCTGATCTCAACTCGAAAATTCCCGGAATTCCGTTAA
- the recF gene encoding DNA replication and repair protein RecF (All proteins in this family for which functions are known are DNA-binding proteins that assist the filamentation of RecA onto DNA for the initiation of recombination or recombinational repair.), protein MLTDLRLADFRCFSRLRFEPAPGTNFLIGANAQGKTSILEATCVVARLQSPRTTTLAEVVRHGQPGAAIDARLAGTHLHFRYEPPKRTLTLDSVPQSRSADYLKVARVAWFSNDDMDILRGTSSKRRRYLDFLGSQLDPLYLRHLRAYDRALRSRNALLKEARPRREIEAFDPLLLEHGGHLTKARSDLAANLAPLIEQAVHDIGGRAESIRSAYLPSPISDLTATRPEETRLRQTTVGPHRDDLALELNGMEAARFASEGQQRTLALALKLAQTRLIMARTGRTPLLLIDDVFGELDPTRRGNLLTHLPADAQRLITTTHLDWLDPALPHTIFHLEDHRLIA, encoded by the coding sequence GTGCTCACCGACCTGCGCCTCGCCGACTTCCGCTGCTTTTCGCGGCTGCGGTTCGAGCCCGCACCCGGAACGAATTTCCTGATCGGCGCGAACGCCCAGGGCAAGACATCCATCCTCGAGGCCACCTGCGTCGTCGCCCGCCTCCAGTCCCCGCGCACCACCACGCTCGCCGAGGTCGTTCGCCACGGCCAGCCCGGCGCCGCGATCGACGCGCGCCTCGCCGGCACGCACCTTCACTTTCGCTACGAGCCGCCGAAGCGCACCCTCACCCTCGATTCCGTTCCGCAGTCCCGCTCCGCCGATTACCTGAAGGTCGCGCGCGTCGCGTGGTTCTCGAACGACGACATGGACATCCTCCGCGGAACGTCATCGAAACGCCGCCGCTACCTCGACTTCCTCGGCAGCCAGCTCGACCCACTCTATCTCCGCCACCTCCGCGCCTACGACCGCGCGCTGCGTTCCCGCAATGCGTTGCTCAAGGAGGCCCGCCCCCGCCGCGAGATCGAGGCTTTCGATCCCCTCCTGCTCGAGCACGGCGGCCATCTCACGAAGGCCCGGTCCGACCTCGCCGCGAACCTCGCTCCGCTTATCGAGCAGGCCGTTCACGACATCGGCGGCCGCGCGGAATCTATCCGCTCCGCCTACCTGCCTTCGCCAATTTCCGACCTCACCGCCACGCGCCCGGAGGAAACCCGGCTCCGTCAGACCACTGTCGGCCCGCACCGCGACGACCTCGCGCTCGAGCTCAATGGCATGGAAGCCGCTCGCTTCGCCTCCGAGGGCCAGCAGCGCACCCTCGCCCTTGCCCTCAAGCTCGCGCAGACCCGCCTCATCATGGCCCGCACGGGCCGCACGCCGCTCCTCCTCATCGACGACGTCTTCGGCGAGCTCGACCCCACCCGCCGCGGCAACCTCCTCACACACCTGCCCGCGGACGCCCAGCGTCTCATCACCACGACGCACCTCGACTGGCTCGATCCCGCCCTGCCCCACACCATCTTTCACCTGGAAGATCATCGCCTGATCGCCTGA
- the dprA gene encoding DNA-processing protein DprA — MTDTEAHIALNMVPRLGPVRLRRLLETFDTPQRILAASASELERVDGIGPDVARSIAGWEKVVDLPAELQRIADFGAHVLIPTDAAYPELLREIHDPPIALYVWGQITERDRHGIGVVGPRKPSHYATECAKKLSYQLAYAGLTVYSGLARGIDTAAHQGALAAKGRTIAVLGSGLNQLYPPQNQELAEKIAAGNGAVLSEFPMDTKPDRQTFPMRNRIVAGCSFGLLVVEAGLTSGALITAGQAADQGRTLYAVPGRIDNPAALGSNRLIQQGAKLVQSAQDILDDLGLLFAEQPDLAPPPPPADLTDTEKLVFSSLTDDENPIDAIITRSGLPSAKVSSTLLALEMKRLVKQLPGTRFVKTN, encoded by the coding sequence ATGACCGATACCGAGGCCCACATCGCACTGAACATGGTGCCGCGCCTCGGCCCCGTGCGGTTGCGCCGACTTCTCGAAACTTTCGATACTCCGCAGCGCATCCTCGCGGCCTCCGCCTCTGAGCTGGAGCGCGTGGACGGTATCGGCCCCGACGTCGCCAGGTCCATCGCCGGCTGGGAAAAAGTCGTCGATCTCCCGGCCGAGCTTCAGCGCATCGCCGACTTCGGCGCGCACGTCCTCATTCCCACCGACGCAGCCTACCCGGAGCTCCTGCGCGAGATCCACGATCCGCCGATCGCCCTTTACGTTTGGGGCCAGATCACCGAGCGCGACCGCCACGGCATCGGCGTCGTCGGCCCGCGCAAGCCCAGCCACTACGCGACCGAGTGCGCGAAGAAGCTCTCCTACCAGCTCGCCTACGCGGGCCTCACCGTTTACAGCGGCCTCGCCCGCGGTATCGACACCGCCGCCCACCAGGGCGCCCTCGCCGCGAAAGGCCGCACGATCGCCGTCCTGGGCTCGGGCCTGAATCAGCTTTATCCCCCGCAAAATCAGGAACTCGCCGAAAAAATCGCCGCCGGCAATGGCGCCGTCCTCAGCGAATTCCCGATGGATACGAAGCCGGACCGCCAGACGTTTCCGATGCGGAACCGGATTGTCGCCGGCTGCAGCTTCGGCCTGCTCGTCGTCGAGGCCGGCCTCACCAGCGGGGCGCTCATCACCGCCGGCCAGGCCGCCGACCAGGGTCGCACGCTCTACGCCGTGCCCGGCCGCATCGACAATCCCGCCGCCCTCGGCTCGAACCGCCTCATCCAGCAGGGCGCAAAGCTCGTCCAGAGTGCGCAGGACATCCTCGACGACCTCGGCCTTCTCTTCGCCGAACAGCCCGACCTCGCGCCCCCTCCGCCCCCCGCTGACCTGACCGATACCGAAAAACTAGTATTTTCGTCCCTCACAGATGACGAGAACCCTATCGACGCAATCATCACCAGAAGCGGGTTGCCATCCGCAAAAGTGTCTTCTACGTTGCTCGCCCTTGAAATGAAGCGCCTGGTGAAACAACTGCCCGGCACCCGTTTCGTAAAAACCAACTAA
- a CDS encoding DNA topoisomerase III, whose translation MGKTLVIAEKPSVATDLARVLGKVPKQGDWFENDDWVITSAVGHLVELCLPNEMDKKRGKWSFANLPIIPDAFDLKPIEKNESRLKVIKRLLKRADIDDVVNACDAGREGELIFHYIMQLTGSKKPTSRLWLQSMTPEAIRTGFEKLRDGAEMKPLADAAVCRSESDWLVGINGTRAMTAFNSKGGGFQLTPVGRVQTPTLAILAEREEKIRAFQPRPYWEVYADFGVQAGDYRGRWFHEGFKKGDDEQARPERIWNKTFAEEIVTRCAGKPGIIEEEKKPTSQIAPQLYDLTTLQREANGRFGLSARRTLQLAQALYEKHKVLTYPRTDSRYLPEDNLNEVKARMTKFEDPSLSTHAQKALKEGWVHPNKRIFNDAKVSDHHAIVPTGVSPKNLDDFEMKIYDMVARRFIAVFYPAAQFEVTTRITRVEGEAFKTDGKILTFPGWLAVYGKQTEGEDNVVAITPGESATTKNLEIKDCETRPPARYNEATLLSAMEGAGKLVEDEELREAMSQRGLGTPATRAQIIEGLILDGYLVRQGRDIIVTSKGLSLITLLRGIGVDSLTSPEMTGGWEYQLKLMEDGLTDRATFMAGIRKFTEEIVEKAKGYSGDIGGNFLDLEAKDPKTGEVVAFKETFKAYEAPSGTIIWKTMAGRELEREEVKTLLETGQVGPLEGFRSKMGRPFSALVKLDAEFKQTFDFGNTDEAAAPPDFSNAPVIGLCPVCKKGQVHDIGAAYVCDQTPACKFRTGKVILQKEIPAEQVKKLLETGKTDLLPKFISKKGRPFSAYLKLEGAKVGFEFEPRKAAPKKPAAEKKPVAEAA comes from the coding sequence ATGGGAAAAACCCTCGTCATTGCCGAAAAGCCCAGCGTCGCCACCGATCTCGCGCGGGTGCTCGGCAAGGTGCCCAAGCAGGGTGACTGGTTCGAGAACGACGACTGGGTGATCACTTCCGCCGTCGGCCACCTCGTGGAGCTCTGCCTGCCCAACGAGATGGACAAGAAGCGCGGAAAGTGGAGCTTCGCGAATCTCCCGATCATTCCCGACGCCTTCGACCTCAAGCCGATCGAAAAGAACGAATCGCGGCTGAAAGTCATCAAGCGCCTCCTGAAGCGGGCCGACATCGACGACGTCGTGAACGCCTGCGACGCCGGCCGCGAGGGCGAACTCATTTTCCATTACATCATGCAGCTCACGGGCTCGAAGAAGCCCACGAGCCGCCTCTGGCTGCAGTCGATGACCCCCGAGGCCATCAGGACGGGCTTCGAGAAGCTTCGCGACGGCGCCGAGATGAAGCCGCTCGCCGACGCCGCCGTCTGCCGCAGCGAAAGCGACTGGCTCGTCGGCATCAATGGCACCCGCGCCATGACCGCTTTCAACAGCAAGGGCGGCGGCTTCCAGCTCACGCCCGTCGGCCGCGTGCAGACGCCCACGCTCGCCATCCTCGCCGAGCGCGAGGAAAAGATCCGCGCCTTCCAGCCCCGTCCGTATTGGGAAGTCTATGCGGACTTCGGCGTTCAGGCAGGCGATTACCGCGGTCGTTGGTTCCATGAGGGTTTCAAAAAAGGCGATGACGAACAGGCGCGCCCGGAGCGCATTTGGAACAAAACCTTCGCGGAGGAAATCGTCACCAGGTGCGCGGGCAAACCCGGAATTATCGAGGAGGAAAAGAAACCGACCTCACAAATCGCTCCGCAGCTTTACGACCTGACCACACTCCAGCGCGAGGCGAACGGCCGATTCGGCCTTAGCGCCCGCCGCACGCTCCAGCTCGCGCAGGCCCTCTACGAGAAGCACAAGGTCCTCACCTACCCGCGAACCGACTCCCGCTACCTTCCCGAGGACAACCTCAACGAGGTCAAGGCGCGCATGACCAAATTCGAGGATCCCTCGCTCTCCACACATGCCCAAAAGGCGCTCAAGGAAGGCTGGGTGCATCCGAACAAGCGCATCTTCAACGACGCGAAGGTCTCCGACCACCACGCCATCGTGCCGACCGGCGTTTCCCCGAAAAATCTCGATGATTTCGAGATGAAAATCTACGACATGGTCGCCCGCCGCTTCATCGCGGTCTTCTATCCCGCCGCGCAATTCGAGGTCACGACCCGCATCACACGCGTCGAGGGAGAGGCATTCAAGACCGACGGCAAAATCCTCACCTTCCCCGGCTGGCTCGCCGTTTACGGCAAACAGACCGAGGGCGAAGACAACGTGGTTGCGATCACGCCCGGTGAATCCGCAACTACGAAAAATCTCGAAATCAAGGACTGCGAAACGAGGCCACCTGCCCGTTACAACGAAGCGACGCTCCTCTCCGCGATGGAAGGAGCCGGCAAACTCGTCGAGGACGAGGAACTCCGCGAGGCCATGTCACAGCGTGGCCTTGGCACCCCGGCCACCCGCGCGCAAATCATCGAAGGCCTCATCCTCGACGGCTATCTCGTCCGCCAGGGCCGCGACATCATCGTCACCTCGAAGGGCCTCTCGCTCATCACGCTCCTGCGCGGCATCGGCGTGGACTCGCTCACCTCCCCGGAAATGACCGGCGGCTGGGAATATCAGCTCAAGCTCATGGAGGACGGCCTGACCGACCGCGCGACCTTCATGGCCGGCATCCGCAAGTTCACCGAGGAGATCGTCGAGAAGGCCAAGGGCTACTCTGGCGACATCGGCGGCAACTTCCTCGACCTCGAGGCGAAGGACCCGAAGACCGGCGAAGTCGTCGCGTTCAAGGAGACCTTCAAGGCCTACGAAGCCCCGAGCGGCACGATCATCTGGAAGACGATGGCCGGCCGCGAGCTCGAGCGTGAAGAGGTGAAGACGCTTCTCGAAACCGGCCAGGTCGGCCCGCTCGAAGGCTTCCGCAGCAAGATGGGCCGCCCGTTCAGCGCCCTCGTGAAGCTCGACGCGGAGTTCAAGCAGACCTTCGACTTCGGCAACACCGACGAAGCCGCCGCGCCGCCCGATTTCTCGAACGCCCCGGTCATCGGCCTCTGCCCGGTCTGCAAAAAGGGCCAGGTTCACGACATCGGCGCCGCCTACGTCTGCGACCAGACGCCCGCCTGCAAATTCCGCACCGGCAAGGTGATCCTCCAGAAGGAAATCCCCGCCGAGCAGGTGAAGAAGCTGCTCGAGACCGGCAAGACGGACCTCCTGCCGAAATTCATCAGCAAGAAAGGCCGCCCGTTCAGCGCCTACCTCAAGCTGGAAGGCGCGAAGGTCGGCTTCGAGTTCGAGCCCCGCAAGGCCGCCCCGAAAAAGCCCGCCGCCGAGAAGAAGCCCGTCGCCGAGGCCGCGTAG
- a CDS encoding carboxymuconolactone decarboxylase family protein: protein MSEKFDQGLPFLKLHLGEEGAKRAMENAPELTQFVVEHGFADFYTNEALDQKSRKVATLASLITSASLPQFEWHTRGALESSLLTKAEVLALIQQMTIYIGFPAAYNALAVAKKVFTEFAD from the coding sequence ATGAGCGAAAAATTCGACCAGGGCCTGCCGTTCTTGAAACTTCATCTCGGGGAAGAGGGCGCGAAGCGGGCGATGGAAAACGCCCCGGAGCTCACGCAGTTCGTCGTCGAGCACGGGTTTGCCGATTTTTACACCAACGAGGCGCTCGACCAGAAATCCCGGAAGGTCGCCACGCTGGCCTCGCTCATCACATCGGCGAGTCTGCCGCAATTCGAGTGGCACACGCGCGGTGCGCTCGAAAGCAGCCTGCTGACGAAGGCGGAGGTGCTCGCCTTGATCCAGCAGATGACCATCTACATCGGTTTTCCGGCGGCTTACAATGCGCTCGCTGTCGCGAAAAAAGTCTTCACGGAGTTCGCCGACTAA